The Oncorhynchus nerka isolate Pitt River linkage group LG24, Oner_Uvic_2.0, whole genome shotgun sequence genome has a window encoding:
- the si:ch73-111k22.3 gene encoding pleckstrin homology-like domain-containing protein: MMAVVSATSNGPDENLVEIKEDKKGWLSKRTHFTHRWKRAWFQLKETLLFYGENEEKLLKPINLVGAVVEVVEGGDGSFEWTITPKDRKRTFFLKAGTIAEQQGWMEAICEAQLSSRDHATNACVVQ; this comes from the exons ATGATGGCTGTAGTATCTGCGACCTCTAACGGCCCAGATGAAAACCTCGTTGAGATAAAAGAGGACAAAAAAGGATGGTTATCCAAGCGCACTCATTTTACGCACCGGTGGAAACGCGCATGGTTTCAGTTGAAAGAAACTCTACtgttttatggtgaaaatgaagaG aagcttctgaagcccaTCAACCTGGTTGGGGCAGTGGTAGAGGTTGTTGAAGGAGGCGATGGATCATTCGAATGGACTATTACTCCTAAGGACAGGAAGCGGACGTTCTTCCTAAAGGCTGGCACCATAGCAGAACAGCAGGGATGGATGGAGGCTATATGTGAAGCACAGCTGAGCTCCAGGGACCATGCTACTAATGCATGTGTGGTGCAATAG